A DNA window from Impatiens glandulifera chromosome 7, dImpGla2.1, whole genome shotgun sequence contains the following coding sequences:
- the LOC124910716 gene encoding protein CURVATURE THYLAKOID 1A, chloroplastic, with amino-acid sequence MATAAYSTSAVFSPCRLPTTAGTTRSSGTPYLPSLPRFSSLVLSTSSKKRNSEEFKRFQVKASSSDSSADANELLTDLKEKWDAVENKSTVIAYGGGAIVAVWLSSVFIGAVNTIPLLPKILELVGLGYTGWFVYRYLLYKDTRKELVTDIEGLKKKIAGTE; translated from the exons aTGGCAACAGCAGCATATTCAACGTCCGCCGTCTTCAGCCCCTGCCGCCTACCCACAACCGCAGGAACCACCCGCAGCTCCGGGACACCTTACCTTCCTTCATTACCTCGTTTCTCCAGTTTGGTTCTTTCCACATCCTCAAAGAAACGGAATTCAG AAGAATTCAAGAGGTTTCAAGTGAAAGCATCTTCATCAGATAGCTCTGCTGATGCAAATGAACTATTGACAGATCTTAAGGAAAAG TGGGATGCTGTGGAAAACAAATCCACTGTGATTGCATATGGAGGTGGTGCCATAGTTGCAGTGTGGTTATCTTCTGTTTTTATTGGCGCAGTCAATACAATTCCACTg CTGCCTAAGATACTTGAGCTGGTTGGGCTTGGATATACAGGATGGTTTGTTTATCGGTATCTTCTGTACAAG GATACTAGAAAAGAACTTGTAACAGACATTGAAgggttgaagaagaagattgcTGGTACTGAATAG